The Myotis daubentonii chromosome 1, mMyoDau2.1, whole genome shotgun sequence genome includes the window CACCGGCTTGAACTCCGCCCTAGTTTTGCCAGCATCTTGGAGCATCTTCCATACTGGACTTCAATACAGGGCAGGTGTGTCCGTGACCTGCCCTGACCATCCTGTCTTGGGGGTCAGGAGGGAGGCCATAAAACAACACTGGCCCACTGCTCCCTTACCCTGATGTACTCCCAGGACCCTGATGTGCTGAATTCATCTCTGCCAATGGAGCTAGGGCCCAGGAAGAgaaagggctgctgggctggggagcaggTCTTTGGTGGGGCTAAGGTCCCCACAGGCCCCGGAACTGAGTCTGAAGAACTTCAAGAGCTGGAAAGGGAGCTGGCTGCCCTCTGGCCTCAAGCCCCCCAATGCCAGAGGACTCCCACCTTGGGAGCCTTGGAATCCCATCTATAGCTGCTGGGCCCCCAGGGCCCCTGAGGGAGGACATAGGCATTGGTGCTAGCAGTGGTTCCTCCCTGCACTCCTCCCCAGGTTTCTAGGTGGCTTGTTATTCCAGTAGCCTCTCCCCCACACCTCCACCCCAGTTTGTACTGCATGCTTGGGCCTGTCTCAAGGTTGGCCTGCACCACAGGACTTTCCATCCTGGAAACCAGacccaggcctcctggggaggagcctggccaCTCCCAAACTTTAAACTTTAGTACCAGAGCAGAGGCCAACCCCCTTTCCCCCGGATGTGGGTGGCCAGTTGAAattgcctcctgcaggaagccTTTGCTGGACTGCCCTTCCCCTATGAGTACCCTTCACCTGGGCAGTCCACACAACCCTACAGACAACTAATAAAGAGCTCTTCTcaccctgccagtgtggctcagctggttggagtgtcatcctgatgcaccaaggttgctggttggatcctggtccgggcacatactggaagcaaccaatgaatggatggaacaacaaatcaatctctctctctctctctctctctctctctctctctctctctctctctccctctctctctctctctcccctcctcctcctcctcctcctcctcctcctcctcctcctcctcctcctcctcttcctctttctcctcctcttcctcctcaccctctctcaaatcaatcaataaatttttttttaaaaaagaactcttcTCATATCCTCCAGTGATCTGAATGGACCTTAGAGATGCCTGGGAACTGAGAAAGAGGGgaccagaggagggaggagatgaaGTCTGAGTCACCAAAGCTGGTGTCTTTGAGTTTTATTGGGGAGGGGAGTCCATTGTAGTGTGGGAAGGATAGATCAATAGATCTAGAGCCTGTGAAATAAAATTCGTTATCTCACCTCTCTGGAGAAGTGCAGAGCCCCCTCAGAATAGCTGGACACAGGAAGAAGTCCATTGTCACAgtgtaccccccaccccctaactTAGTGTCATCGGCTCTGGGACCGCTTGGGTTTGTATGGGGAACAGCCTTGGTGCGTGCAGTGCGTCCCACAGTGGTTGGCACTTGGCCCTACAGGACCCTATGAACCACCCCAACCTCTGGGTTTGTCTCTTCCCAGCATGCACAGCGGGGACAAAGCTGCAGGTCCATTTGTGAGACCAGCGGGTCTGTGCGGGGACAGGGGCCTAGTCCCTAGCCTCATCTCtcggccaggctggccaggatgCTAATGAGATTGTCCAGCCCCAGTAAATAGCCGTCCTCGCGGTTGCCCTCCTCCCAGGGTCTCCGATGGTCCAGGGTCTGGCCGTCAGGGAGGGGCGTGGTCTTGCCGAAGTCGATGAGCCACACACCCGCGCGATGGCTGTGATCGTGTACGAATAGCAGGGAGCTGCCGATCACCTGCCAAAACCCACAAGGTCAGACCACGGCCCTTCTGGGGAAGCCCTCACAGACCACAGACCAGGAACCTGGCCCTCCCCCCTTACCTCATGCCTCCTAAAGAACTCAGAGACCTCCAAGGTGTCCCGGATCTGCAGCAGGCGGTTCAAATACCTCCGCTGGACAGGgtagggtgggagaggagggcaCATTAACGAAACACTGGCCGAGCTTCTGCTAACATTAGGGGTCACGACTCATGCTCTGCTCGGTAAATACCGTGGAGGAAAACCAGGCCCTCCCGTGGCGCGCAGGGCAGAAGGGAAGAAACGTAAAAATTACAACACAGCGTGAGAAAAAGCGACGACAGGGGTCACATAGGCGAGGGCACTAGACAGGGTGGCCTGGGGGTGTCCCTCGGTTTCAGGCGCCCCGACAGCGCGGGTGCCAGGACGCGGCACTCACCAGCACTTCCGCATCCCCTTGCACGAACTCCTGGAAGACTCGGATCACCTGCTCCCGGCTCCGCGTGGTCTTGAAGTCTGTGCTGCAGGATCCGTCGGCTTTCTTAATTAAGGAGGTGGGACAGGAAGCGTCAGGGGCCGTGCCCGCCAGAGGGGGGAGGATCATTAGAGCAGCGGTATCTCCCTGGACGCTGGAAGCCGGAGTCAGCGAGACGGCCGCCGGCGGGTGCGTattcaggggggtggggtgggagtggggggccctgggaggtTTGACACCGCGGTGTGGGTGTGCGCTGAGGTGCAGGAGCGGCGGGGCTGTGCAAAGCAAAGCGAGCCCGGCCCACCTTGATGCCCTCGATGCGGAAGCCGAGCGTGGTGCTGGAGCTGATGCCTTCCCGCCACTGCATGTAGCGCGGCTTGGTGACGGCGCGCTGCGCGTGCTCCTCCTCCGTGGGCGCCTCGGGGTCCACGGCCAGCATCTTCTTGTACATGTCCTTCCGCAGCTTGGGTCGTTCGCGCGCTTTGGTCAGCTCCTCTTCCAGGTAAGTCCTACGGAAGCAGGGGCAGCGGCGGGGCTTGAGCGGACTCACCCCAGGACCCGTCGAGCACCGCCCcgggccccgcgccccgcccgacGGTTCCCGCACGGCCCGGCAGAGCTCACGTACCTGATGCCCATCTTGCAGTCAAGTACGCAGGGCCCATCGAAGCCGTCGAGCAGGTCCTGCAACTGCAGGTAGCTCTCGCCGTCGCGCTCCACCACGCCATGGAAGGCGGGCACGCAGCCGCGCAGCGCGTCGGCCATCAGCCGCGCCAGGCAGTACCGCTCCGACTCGGAGCTGCGCTTCAGAATCAGCCCGCTGGTGCCCGCCGCCTTGAAGCTCCCTGCAGACGGGCACCAGGTAATGCCGCCTCGTCCCTCCCTCCCCGGTacgcaccctcccccccccgcacccccccccccccgcgcctgcCCGTGCTCACCCGTGTGCCCGGCCAGCTGCACCCAGGCGTAGCGCTTCTTGAAAGGGCTGATGACGGGCATGTTCACCATGGTCCGGATCTTCTGCCAGTGGCTTTTCTGAAAGCAACACGGTCGGAGCCCGCTGGTCCAGCATCTCCTCCATGCCTCAGCCCTCCCTCCTcaggacgggggcggggccagcccgcCCCACCGCAAGCAGCTAGGGTCCCctgattcattcatttgttcactcaggAAACTTTATTGTGCGCCTGCGTGGTGGACATTGAGACACACAGGGTGGTGACAGGTACCCAGCTTCTCAAATGTGCTGAAAAGAGCCCCGGACATCGCGTCAGAAGGCTCAGGTCTGAACTACAGTTCTGCCGCTCAAAAGCTGAACTTTTGGGCAGGTTATTAAACTTCTCTGTCGTAGGTTTTTGTGAGCGTGAGAATCAACTGATGACCACGCTTGTTTAAAAATGCAGGTTCTTGGGTTTACCACGGGGAAATTCTAAGTTTGGGGTAGGACCAAAAACTTGCATTTCTACCAATGTCTCAGGATATTTGGGGGCCTGAGAAACAAGCCTTCGAGCatcagcttcttcatctgtaaaatggggaaatggCTGCTCTCACTGTGTTGTGAGTAGTAAGTGAGGCTTGAAAGTGACAGGCTCTTTCTCCCCTGACCTCATTTCTTGGCATGAAGTAGAAGCTGGACAAAtatggattgttttttaaaatatatttttattgatttcagagaagaagggagagatggaaacattaatgaggaaaatcattgatccgctgcctcctgcgcgccccctactggggacgaagcccgcaatccaggcatgtgacctggttcataggttgatgctcaaacgcTGAGCTGGACTGGAttgctttttaaacttattttgagaatatgtttatgaaagctggggacagtggaaccaggaagggcctaggatagaTAGAAGGAGCAACAGGCAAGAGGCTGCCTTGGTTCACTAGAAATGTTATGGCGAAAAAGTGAGCCAAGATGGGGCTGCTATCAGCTCACTTGAGAGTCCGAGAGAAGGGcgccttggggacaggttcagggcaTTAGTCCCTGGTGAgatgctgctgcccattgctcccctggttgcgaGCCTCATGGgtccttagagtttaggagacaCATGCTGCCTGGGGGGGgtgtagcgggggggggggggggagagcatgCCCCAAATATGGATTGTTGATTCATTCACTTTGGGACCATAGGTTCCTCCCATGTAGGGAGACAGTCACAGAAACAAATCTTGACaaaggcccagggcaggaggccagcCTGGCTGGGTCTGAAGAAATGATGGCTTGAGGTTTCCCCAAATCATCTGCTATCCCTGGATGCCATATCACTCCTCACCAGTTAGCAAGACCCAGGACACCTTTGGTTCTAATCTGGACCTGGGAACCTGAGCTTTGGAAATGCAatacagagctgagggtctgttATCTTCGATGAAACTGAGAGGGAAATGTGGGCTTTGATGAACCTCCCGCCTCATGACCACTGCTTCCGGCCTCCACCCAATCCTGAGAGCGTCTCATACTCTGGACCTTTCCTCTTTCCACCAAAACCCATCATTCCTATGTCAACGGGTTTGTAGCGCACAGGTTTGCTCATCCAAACTGCATGtctgctgcctcctcccagggGTGCCTGCCTTTAGAGGAGTTACACATGTGTGCCCCCACAGGGCTGGAACCCAGGAATCCAGCCGCCCTGACTAGAGGGAGttctcagagagagagggagaacggGGGTAGTGGTCTAAGTAGGGGAAGGCTGCTCACCATTAGGCCCTTTCCCATGTGGAGGAGATGGGGTTAGTGACAGAGCACTGGATGGGGAGTCAGGAATTGGTTCCAGTCCTGGCTCTGTCATGTTCTAGCTGAATGAGTCCAAGCGAGAACTTCATCTGTGTGAGCCCATTTCCTCTGGGAAGACATAGCTGCTGCCATAACACAAGCCACCATGTACTGACcgcctactgtatgccaggcacttcTCAGCCTCCACAAGACAGCATTGCTACTGCTTTCCTACTGCAGTCCCTACATGGCACACCGGGGTGTGATCACGTGTCCAATCCCCGGGGAACTAGGGGTGTAGCCAGGAGCAACCCACTAGAAGCATGACAGCTCTTTCAAAACTCCTTATTCACTCTTTAAATACCTACAAGGCTTGCATTATGCTGCATAACAATCCAAGTTTTATTATAAACTCTCCCACCTCCAACTCTTCAAATAAAATTCCGGGAAGATGTATGTGCCATGTGTATTCAGCGGCACCACCCTATGTCCTCTTCTCCCACTCTCTGTTTGAGAATCCTGATAATGATGCACGGGGACAGCAGGTGCATGAGGTGGTGGcattattgctattttatagGAAGAAATCGAGGCTCAAAGAGTTAGCATGCCCTCACTTCCTGCCTCCAGCCGCCCAGCCCCTGGTTCAAGCTATCTACCAGCCCAATCCCCTCCCTATGTTCCAACTGACCCAGCCGGTTCCAAAGTTTATGCTACCACCCCGATTTCTTTTGGGGGAAATGGGACCTCCACACTAGAAGGAGCCGTGTATTAGGTGAAGCATTTGCGACCACAAAGTGGTGTGTTCTGGGGAAACACTGAGGTCTGCCTGGAGACCGCGCTGTTGGCAGGACACCTTTGCCTTCACCCACAGGAATGGGGTTAATTGTGGGGCTGAAGCAGCTTTAGGGGCCTGCTGGCAGACTGGGGGGGGCAGTGGGACCAGGATGGAGTTAATCAGAGGGTACAACTATTTCTGTAGCCGCCCCAGTAGAAGAGGGAATCAGCCGTGGGTCGAATGAGATGGGAGAACTGCATTATTCTTTCTTCTAGGGTCATGTGGGAGCAGCGAGTGGGGCTGAAGAGAGATAGAGGTAGACCTGGTAGAAGAGGATTTAGCACCTGCAGTCCAGGACTACTGCCACTTGATTGACATGTGATGACACAGCATCAACTTGCTCCCAAGATGATGTAAAATTGGGGCATCATCTACCCTTACCGCCACAATTTTGAGAGGATCATGTCAGCTGAGAGCAGCAAAGACAAAAAGGCTGGTTCTAGTCATGCGGGTTACAAAGGGCTTTAATACCTATTATGTCATCTGAGCCCTCCCAGCCACCTCCTGAGGTGGTGTGACAGGACTTAGCTCCCCTGCCACTAATGGATATGTTCAAACATGGAAGGAGTTGATACAAGTGTCATGGAACTCACTGCCATTTTCCATCTTAAGGAGCTACCTGGTACCTCCCCCAGGACATAATGCATATAAAGATGCACATgtccaccctggccaggtggttcagttggttgtagcgtcatcccatacaccaaaaggttgtgagtttgatccccagtcaggatacatacaggaggcagcctgtcagtgtttctttctcacatccatgtctgtctctctctctctctctctctctctctctctctctctctctctcaaaaaaaaaaaaaaaaaaaacctcaataaaaacatatcctgccctgctggcatggcttagtggttgaatgtcaacatatgaaccagaaggtcacaggtttgactccgtcagggcacatgccagtttatgggcttgagccccagtagggggcgtgcaggaggcagccaatcaatggttctctctcatcattgatgtttctatctctccctttcgcctcctctctgaaatcaataaaaatatatatttttaaaagatgcatgtGAAACATCCTTTGGTGGGTGGGTGATGATTTGGGCACATGAACAACAGCAGGGGAGATATTTTTGAGCAGGTTAGGCTTTTATTGTGTGTATCTCAGAAAGCAGATTTATTATGTCACAAAGTGAAATCTACTTGAAAAGAGGGACAAAGCACCATCCtctggcccagcctcctccccacagAAGACTGGGAAACCAACTCATCTTGGGGCAAAAAGCCCATGAGAGCTGACCCGTGTGTCTTTAACGAAGTCACAGGAGGCCCCTGTGACAATTCCTCACTCCTGGGGCTGGACTGGGAGCATCTCTCTCTGGGCAGGGCTTTGCTAGACACAAGCCTCTAACGGGCCTTTGTCTAAGCTCTATTTGGAAGCCGGGAGGACTCGTGCTTCTATATCACATCAGGTACTCAGTGTACCTGCTGCCAGAACGGACCCTTTGCCTTTGGTACTCATCCCCAcactccctgcctccagcccttcAGTCATTGGCTGCAGCTCTCTACcagcccaaccccccccccccccatgttgcCACTGCCCTATCAAACTAGCACTCCctgtggtggtggtaatggtggtggtggtgaaggcaatcagtttaaatttataaaatcatttgCACGAAGGTATAAGTGACCCACGACTTCACCTTCCCCGGGGCATTTACTTTATAAAAAGGAAGTCAGTTAACCTAAATTCTGCTCTATAATTAGTGAAAAGTGAAGTGTGGGAGTTCTGAGTCCAGGACAGGATGGCATCCAGGTCTCCTTACCCATCCTGGAGCactgagagaagagaaacaagTGAACAGGAGCCAAACATCCTCTCTTCTGCTAGAGCAACACCCCACGATTGTCTTAAGAGGCAGGGAAGGCCTAAGAATACAGACACTCATGCCAGCTGTCCTTGGGGACGGCCCCCTAACCatcccccccgccttccctcgcCTGTGTAGGTTTCCCTGCCCAAGACTTTTCCCTGCCCAAGAGGAAAGGcccggggagggagagaggaagggctgTCCAGCCCCAACTACCCAGCGGGGAGCAAGGCTCCAGGCTCTCGGAAGGCTGTTGGGGGCTCctaggaggagaaggggaaggacgCGTGTGCCAGGCAGAGGCAAGGTGGAGTCTTCGCAGGCCTCCTGCTCTGGCTACTCCGGTTATCTGCCCAGGCCTGAGTGCCCGGGGCCGGCGCCCGGGAGCTCCTCGGCGCTGCCACAGTGCCCTTCTCCCAGGTGCATCCCGAAGGCCAGCCAGCTCCTGGGCTCTGCTTCCTGCCTGGGGAAGCCCTCAAGGCGGCCTGGCGGGCGCGCGGTGCCGCTCCCGACCGGCCGCGAGGCAAAGTCCGCGCCGGGCCCTTCCACGCGGCCGCAGGAGGCCTCTGTCAACAGTTCCTGGCTTATCTGCCGCCGCCTGGCTGTTTGCCTTCGGGGAGGCCCGGCGGGCTGGGGGTTGGGAAGGCCCGAGAGACGCAGCCTTGGAGCTGGAAGGGCCTTCGAGCGGCCATCTGCTCCAGCTCAGCGTGGGGGGAGGCCGGCCAGAGACACCAGGGCACAGCTGCGACTGCTCCCGGAGTGCTGGCTCCTGCCGACGGCGCTCCCGGGCTTGGGTCGCAGAACCTCGTCCGCCCACGGACGTTAGAGAGAACCGGGGGCTGCCCTCGtgggcccctcctcctgggcccgcCTCTCAGCTGTCAGAGATGGAGCGGGGGCGCCGCGGCCCCGAACTACGCTCCGTatttcccaggaggcagggaggcagcagatctCTCACTGCCCCACATCCACCTCCTGGGAAACCCCAGGCGGCACCGCCTCCCTGCTTGGGCCAGGGCTGCACTAGGAGCTACCCTGGGCCAGGGCACCCTTACTCCCGGGGAGGAGCGGGGCTCCCCGCACCTACCCGGCAGCGGGTGTGTCCTGTTCTATgagactttttctcttttttcttttgtgtcaCAAACCATGCCGCCCTCTGGGTAATGCCGGTCTCCGGGGGTAACTGAGTCACGGATCCGCTGCAGGTCGTTCAAGTGTCTCCCCGCCTCTTCCCATCCGCGCGCGGCGGGGCTTGGGTTCCGCAGGCCGGCCGCGCCCCAGCGCTCTCCCCGCCGCGCGCAGGCCACCCCGGCGCGCCCGCGGCTCACGCCGCCCTTCGGGGAAGGCCAGGAGCCACCGGGGCCCGCGGGGCGCCCTTCGCCTCTCCCTCGGCTCCAGGGACACTTGCATAACGTGGATCTAGAGCAACTccttagccctggccaggagtTATTTAAAGTATTTGGCCTTCGTTTAAACAAGGGGCACAGGACGGCTCTCCTGGGCGCGGCACACCCCTAAGGGGCAGGCACCGGGAATGACTGCGCCGCACCCCGGCCTGGATTATTCGGATTATTCGAGGGTCAGACCAGGCCTCTGACACTAGAGGCGGCGACTAGCAGGCGGATCACGCCCTTTCGGCCTCAGTTTACCCTTCCGCGGCCATAATTAGTAGCAGCGAACGGGGAGGGCGGCGTTCCGCTGCCTGCCAGAGCTCCCGGCCCTGCGCTCCTCCTTCCCCGCGTCCACGCCTTGTGCGGGAGCCGGGAGCAGACGGCGGCGGCTCCCGAGCTGAGCCTGTAGCGCCGCTCCACTCCCACTCAGGAGAGGGAAACCGTGGCAACGGCGGGGGTGGGGCCGCGGCGAGGGCGAGGGGGCGGCGAGATGGAGTGACTCGTGCGCCCCTCTCTCCCCGAGAGTTCGCGGGGCGAGTCACCCCCTCCGACCTCCCAGGTCCCACCTCGCAGCCGGCCGGTCACgatcccccgcccccaccccacccggtcCCCGTGGCCGGTCGCAGACTCCTCCTCACTCGCCTTCTTAGACGCCCCAGGGCCCGGCCCGCGAACCTCCCGCGGAAACGGGGTAAAAATTGCCAAGGCGAGAGGTCCGCGGAGGCCCCCCTCCGGCCCCTAAGCCCCCGGGGCAGTGAGAACTCGGCCCCGGGCGGAGGGACCTTGGGGCGGGAGTCGGACCCCGGCGAGCGCGGAGCTGGGTCCCCCGCGCacggcccccggccccgcccccgcggcccGTACCTGACCCACGTCCTCGCCCGCTTCCAGCTGCACGTTGCCGCGGCTCCGGCTCTCGCTGTCGCTCAGCAGATCGTCCTCCGAGTCCTCCGGCATGGACGAGGAGCCAGTGGAGGAAAGCGACGAGGTGGAGAGGCGGCGCGGCTGCTGCAGGTGCGAGGAGCCCACGGCCGGGAGCCAGCCGCCCTCCGGCTCGGGCGGCccggggctggccggggggacgTCTGGCTCCTCGGCGGTCACGGTCAGCTGCGggatcactggggccgggggaGCTCGCGGAAGCCCGTTGGGGACTTGTCCCCCACGCCGCTTGGCCCCGCGGGCCCGGGGctccccggcggcggcggcggcggcgaccgCGGCGCAGCGCGCCTCGAAGAGCAGGCGCAGCTCCCCGACACTCCGGCGCGGGGCCCGCTCCAGCCCGGGGCTGCAGTGTCCCCCGCCTCCCGGCCTGGCCATGCCCGTCGGGCCCCCGGGCAGGGTCATTTCCCTGCACAAGATCCGCAGCGGAGCCCACCAGCCCGCGACGCGGCGGGGACTGGAGACGCTCGGCGCCCCGAGCGGGAGACTGCCCCGAGGCGGAGCCTGCGCCGCCCGCCCGGGCCCCGCCTCGGCCGCGCCCCCCGCCCACTTCTTTCACTTTCAGAGAAAGCGCGGGCCTCCGAGGGCCCTTGCCCGGCGGAGAAGCCTCCCTGTCGCGGCTCCTGGTGTCTGGGAAGCCCAGGCGTCGTGGACAAAAAAATCGGGGCCTGGACCTCGCGGCGTCTCTGCGCGTCCGGGAGGAGACGGTCGGGGCCGCTGCACCTCCAGGGgctcctgccttccctggcttCGCGCTGGGGAGGATTCCTCCCGGCGGCTCCCGGGTCCCTGGCCCGCAGGGAGGAGCTAGCCCTTCTCTCACCCTCCCACCCAGTCCCGCGGCCTCCTTTCCGCGTTCCATCCACCCCGGTCTCCGGGTTTCCCTCCGCCCAGTGCCCCTCCAGCACAGAGTTCAAGGCCATTGGCTTTGCAAAGAAGCCTCACCCCAGGGCGTGCGCCCACGTGGGGACGTGATCCCAGGAACAGCCGAGACTTCTTCCCTCAAACTCCTGGCAGGCGGGGAACAGggcccggggcggggcctggctctCCACGTGCCCGGCGGAGTCCGGGGCTGCACACCtggaggctggcagaggggggccgagtcccccttcccctttccttttggAGTCTGCGGCTTGGAGTCTGCTGTGTGGCTGTAAGCAAGTCATTTCCTCTCCTTGAACTGCAGCTTCTCCTCCTCAAGGTGGTTGTCCACCTCGCAGGATTgctgtaagaataaaataaagtggaCGATGTGAGATCTCTAAGACGTTGGAATAGCTTTAGTGTGGGTGGCAGAAAGAGCCAATCACAGGTTCACCTCGCTCTGAATGTGATTAGGAAAACCTCACCGACTCACAGAGCAGGGGCTGTGAAACTGGGAAGACCGCTGATAGTGGAGAAGTGTCCCATGCACTGCAATGTGCTCATCGGTGGCATCTTTGTGGTGGGTCTTTGGCCACTTCACATGTTAGTGGTCAATTGAACTGCAAGGCTGCTTTGAGTGGAATTCAGTATTTCACAGCATTTGCCATCTTCCCCCAAAGGCCTCAAGTGAGGATCCCTTGTCAGGTGCCTGGTGCGGAGGGATTGTTGGGGGCTGCGAGGGGAGAGTGTCCCAGAAGGACTGCCTCTCATGCTGATGGCCCGACTGAGGAGGGGCGTTCCTGTCCTTATCAGTCAGCCAGGATCCCAGGATGGCCCCggaggagaggacaggagggCTCAGAGGAAGAACTAACCGGGACCTTCAGCAAAGAAGAAAGATCTTGGGGAAATTGATGAaggagtgggaggggaaggggggaggagaaactgaggaaatgagtgcgagaaaagaaaatgcaggagCTTGAACACCGAGTCCTCTGTGGAGAACCTGGGAAATCACATGGCTGCCTCCTCAGAGGCACAGAAGTCTGGAGGAGCCTGggtgtctgggtgaggggtataCTATAGAGCTTCAAGTCCCAGAAACACCCCCGTGTCCTGCACtcacttctctccctcctttggaGCTGCCCTGGTCTGTGGTGGGAGCTGGGAAGGTACTGCCCTCAGAGGGGGGCTGGGGACAAGCCCAGCACAGGGAGAGTCAGCAAGGACCTGTCGGAATCGGAAAGACAGGCACGGTGCCTGCCAGTGTCTGGGCAGTCAGATCTGAAGGCTACACTCTCCAGGGGGTACCAGCCAGACGAGCAGGTAGAGGAACaagcagggtgggaactgggtctCTGTCCTGGCTGCCGAGAGAAAAATCAGGGGCGATTTCTTTTCGTCTGGTATCAGGCACTTGCCCAAGGGTCTGTAACCAAAGAAGAGCTCTGTGCCCATACCTGCCCAAGTGTCCCTCCCTGGAAAGGCAAGGGCAAGCCAGGGAATGGGTTTGAAATGAGAGCTAATTTCATAGACTTTTAGAGTGGAAAGGACCTTTAGGTGTATCCTAGCCTCAAAATATAGAAGTCACGAAAGGGTTGAGGTACTTatacaaggtcacacagctagatgGTGAAACTTCAACTAGGTCCCCTGACTTCTATTCCTGTGCTGTGTTCAGTATCTTTCATTGACTTCTGGTGGCTTGTTCATTTTATCCAATGAAAGAAGAGCCTGCTTCTACCTAACCACAGGCAGAAAGCGTAAGGGCATATATCAGGGCAGGGCCTGTGCGGCCCAATATAGTTGTAGACAAGGTCAAGGGGCTCTCATGTCTTCTTAGTTGAGCCAAGAATGACCTTTCAAATCCTGGAATCTTgtcctttgtgcctcagtttccccggtCCTTGAGGTCATGAGTAAATGAATGTGAGTAGAGGGATGTAGAGAAAATCAGATTACTATGTAGATGGAGGAATGGCCTCtgtgctgcaaaaaaaaaatttttt containing:
- the ITPKA gene encoding inositol-trisphosphate 3-kinase A is translated as MTLPGGPTGMARPGGGGHCSPGLERAPRRSVGELRLLFEARCAAVAAAAAAGEPRARGAKRRGGQVPNGLPRAPPAPVIPQLTVTAEEPDVPPASPGPPEPEGGWLPAVGSSHLQQPRRLSTSSLSSTGSSSMPEDSEDDLLSDSESRSRGNVQLEAGEDVGQKSHWQKIRTMVNMPVISPFKKRYAWVQLAGHTGSFKAAGTSGLILKRSSESERYCLARLMADALRGCVPAFHGVVERDGESYLQLQDLLDGFDGPCVLDCKMGIRTYLEEELTKARERPKLRKDMYKKMLAVDPEAPTEEEHAQRAVTKPRYMQWREGISSSTTLGFRIEGIKKADGSCSTDFKTTRSREQVIRVFQEFVQGDAEVLRRYLNRLLQIRDTLEVSEFFRRHEVIGSSLLFVHDHSHRAGVWLIDFGKTTPLPDGQTLDHRRPWEEGNREDGYLLGLDNLISILASLAER